One segment of Tamlana crocina DNA contains the following:
- a CDS encoding aconitate hydratase, with amino-acid sequence MAFDIEMIKGVYAKMGERVDKAREIVGKPLTLSEKILYSHLWDGEPTKAYTRAKDYVDFAPDRIACQDATAQMALLQFMQAGKDKVAVPTTVHCDHLIQAKDGAETDLRHANDVSSEVFNFLESVSNKYGIGFWKPGAGIIHQVVLENYAFPGGMMIGTDSHTVNAGGLGMVAVGVGGADAVDVMAGMAWELKFPKLIGVKLTGKLSGWTAPKDVILKVAEILTVKGGTGAIVEYFGPGATSMSCTGKGTICNMGAEIGATTSTFGYDESMERYLRSTDRADVADAANKVKEHLTADPEVYANPEQYFDQVIEINLTELGPLLNGPFTPDLSTQVGKDMTKKAQENDWPIKVEWGLIGSCTNSSYEDLSRASSIAQQALDKKLKTKAEFGINPGSEQVRYTAERDGILEVFEKLDAKIFTNACGPCIGQWARYKDPKNAPKNSIVHSFNRNFAKRADGNPNTHAFVASPELTAAIAIAGRLDFNPLTDKLINEDGEEVMLDEPTGWELPPKGFEVKDNGYLAPEEDGSHVQVEVKPDSERLQLLTPFEPLGDSITGAKLLIKAFGKCTTDHISMAGPWLRFRGHLDNIANNTLIGAVNAFNQKTNFVKNQLTGEYGGVPDVQREYKKAGIKSVVVGDHNYGEGSSREHAAMQPRHLGVAAVIVKSFARIHETNLKKQGMLGLTFDNENDYDLIQEDDTFNFLDLDQFAPDKQLTVEVVHSDGAKDTIKLNHTYNAAQIAWYKEGSALNLIKKQNA; translated from the coding sequence ATGGCATTTGATATTGAAATGATAAAAGGTGTTTACGCCAAAATGGGAGAACGTGTGGATAAAGCACGCGAAATTGTTGGAAAACCACTAACGTTGTCCGAAAAGATTTTGTATTCCCACCTATGGGACGGCGAACCTACTAAAGCTTATACAAGAGCCAAAGATTATGTTGATTTTGCACCAGACAGAATTGCGTGCCAAGATGCAACAGCTCAGATGGCTTTATTGCAGTTTATGCAAGCTGGTAAAGATAAAGTAGCCGTGCCTACAACAGTGCACTGCGACCACTTAATTCAGGCTAAAGACGGGGCTGAAACCGATTTGCGGCATGCCAACGATGTGAGTAGTGAGGTTTTCAACTTTTTGGAATCGGTATCCAATAAATATGGTATTGGTTTTTGGAAACCAGGAGCAGGTATTATCCATCAAGTGGTTTTAGAAAACTATGCTTTTCCTGGCGGCATGATGATTGGTACCGATTCGCATACCGTAAATGCAGGCGGATTAGGTATGGTAGCTGTTGGTGTTGGTGGAGCCGATGCCGTTGACGTAATGGCTGGAATGGCTTGGGAACTTAAATTCCCGAAATTGATTGGTGTGAAATTAACAGGGAAACTTTCGGGTTGGACCGCACCAAAAGATGTGATTTTAAAAGTAGCCGAAATTCTTACCGTAAAAGGGGGAACAGGTGCTATTGTTGAATATTTTGGCCCTGGAGCAACGTCAATGTCGTGTACAGGAAAAGGTACCATTTGTAATATGGGTGCCGAAATTGGCGCTACAACATCAACGTTTGGATATGATGAATCTATGGAACGTTATTTACGTTCTACAGACCGTGCCGATGTGGCCGATGCCGCAAATAAGGTTAAAGAACATTTAACAGCAGATCCAGAAGTATATGCCAATCCAGAGCAGTATTTCGATCAGGTTATTGAAATTAACCTTACGGAATTAGGCCCTTTATTAAACGGTCCATTTACTCCCGACTTATCCACACAGGTTGGTAAAGATATGACCAAAAAAGCTCAAGAAAATGATTGGCCAATAAAAGTAGAGTGGGGTTTGATAGGTTCGTGTACCAATTCGTCCTACGAAGATTTGTCAAGGGCGTCGTCAATTGCACAACAGGCATTGGATAAAAAACTAAAAACAAAGGCGGAATTCGGTATTAATCCAGGTTCAGAGCAAGTGCGTTACACTGCCGAGCGTGATGGTATTCTGGAGGTGTTCGAAAAATTGGATGCCAAAATATTTACCAATGCCTGTGGGCCATGTATTGGGCAGTGGGCTAGATATAAGGATCCGAAGAACGCACCAAAGAATAGTATCGTTCACTCGTTTAACAGGAACTTTGCTAAACGCGCCGATGGTAACCCTAATACCCACGCCTTCGTGGCTTCACCAGAATTGACGGCCGCTATAGCCATTGCTGGGCGTTTGGATTTTAATCCACTTACCGATAAATTAATAAATGAAGATGGCGAAGAAGTGATGTTGGATGAGCCAACAGGATGGGAATTACCTCCAAAAGGTTTTGAAGTTAAAGATAACGGTTATTTAGCACCCGAAGAAGATGGAAGTCATGTTCAAGTGGAAGTGAAACCAGATTCGGAACGCTTACAATTGCTAACACCATTTGAGCCTTTGGGAGATTCCATTACTGGAGCGAAATTGTTGATTAAAGCCTTCGGAAAATGTACAACAGACCATATTTCAATGGCTGGACCTTGGTTACGTTTTAGAGGACACTTGGATAATATTGCCAATAACACCTTAATTGGAGCCGTAAATGCCTTCAATCAAAAAACTAATTTTGTAAAAAATCAGTTAACGGGTGAGTACGGCGGTGTACCAGATGTGCAACGCGAATACAAAAAGGCCGGAATTAAATCGGTAGTTGTAGGTGACCATAACTATGGTGAAGGGTCGTCTCGTGAGCATGCCGCTATGCAGCCGAGACACTTGGGCGTTGCAGCCGTAATCGTGAAGTCGTTTGCCCGTATTCATGAAACCAATCTTAAAAAACAAGGTATGTTAGGATTGACTTTCGACAATGAGAATGATTACGACCTAATCCAGGAAGACGATACTTTCAACTTTTTGGATCTAGACCAGTTTGCACCAGATAAGCAGTTGACTGTGGAAGTAGTGCATAGCGATGGAGCTAAGGACACTATTAAGCTGAACCATACTTATAATGCTGCGCAAATAGCATGGTACAAAGAAGGTTCTGCTTTGAATTTGATTAAAAAGCAAAATGCATAA